A genomic region of Runella rosea contains the following coding sequences:
- a CDS encoding acyl-CoA thioesterase, whose amino-acid sequence MLFIQEFIKDYPSYLELPVQWGDMDAMQHVNNVSYLRYMESGRIRFFSDFLQLAALPEGIGPILAEINCRYKFPVTYPDTVVVASRVKPESVDEFSIQLQQLVISTRHERIAAEGVARVVFYDYAQKKKAPIPEAIRARLLKG is encoded by the coding sequence ATGCTTTTTATTCAGGAATTTATCAAAGACTATCCTTCTTACCTCGAACTACCCGTTCAGTGGGGGGATATGGATGCCATGCAGCATGTAAACAATGTTTCGTACCTACGTTACATGGAGTCTGGCCGAATTCGTTTTTTTAGTGATTTTTTGCAATTAGCGGCCTTACCAGAAGGAATTGGACCTATTTTGGCCGAAATAAACTGCCGTTATAAGTTTCCCGTCACGTATCCTGATACGGTTGTGGTTGCGTCGCGGGTCAAACCTGAGTCGGTAGATGAATTCAGTATTCAATTGCAACAACTGGTCATCAGTACGCGCCATGAGCGTATCGCTGCCGAAGGTGTTGCCCGGGTGGTATTTTATGACTATGCCCAAAAAAAGAAAGCCCCCATTCCGGAGGCCATCAGAGCACGACTTTTGAAAGGTTAA
- a CDS encoding stage II sporulation protein M — protein sequence MKEAVFVKRNTEKWQEYESTPAHDPDRLTERFIELTDDLSYARTFYPKSTVTRYLNGVAAQFHQKLYSNRQEDRNRIAAFWKHELPLLMFESRFKLLYSFLFFFGACILGWLSAAHDDTYVRLIMGDAYVNQTLENIKNGDPLAIYGGTGQADMFMQITVNNIKVSFVAFALGSFFSFGTIAILFQNGVMLGSFQYFFFERDLLLASILKIWIHGTLEISAIVIAGAAGLVMGHSLLFPGTYSRLESFKLGAKKGMKIVIGLVPVFIAAGFLESFITRLTLHPVVSSSIIIASALFIVWYFVVYPRKIYHQMTFS from the coding sequence ATGAAAGAAGCTGTTTTTGTCAAACGAAATACGGAAAAGTGGCAGGAATATGAGTCCACCCCCGCCCACGACCCCGACCGACTTACGGAGCGATTCATTGAATTGACCGATGACCTTTCGTACGCCCGAACGTTCTATCCCAAATCCACTGTGACGCGTTATCTCAACGGGGTGGCGGCTCAGTTTCATCAGAAACTCTATTCCAACCGCCAAGAAGACCGCAACCGTATTGCCGCTTTTTGGAAACACGAACTGCCCCTTTTGATGTTTGAATCGCGGTTTAAGTTGCTGTATTCATTCCTGTTTTTTTTCGGTGCTTGTATTCTGGGCTGGCTATCGGCGGCTCACGACGACACTTACGTCAGACTCATCATGGGCGATGCGTACGTAAACCAAACCCTTGAAAATATTAAGAATGGGGACCCATTGGCTATTTATGGTGGTACGGGTCAAGCCGATATGTTCATGCAAATCACCGTCAACAACATTAAAGTTTCGTTTGTTGCGTTTGCGCTGGGTTCTTTTTTTTCGTTTGGCACCATCGCTATTCTGTTTCAAAACGGCGTTATGTTGGGTTCTTTTCAGTACTTTTTCTTCGAACGCGACCTACTATTAGCTTCTATTTTGAAAATATGGATTCACGGTACGCTCGAAATATCGGCCATAGTCATTGCGGGAGCTGCTGGATTGGTAATGGGACACAGTTTACTTTTCCCTGGCACCTACAGCCGACTAGAATCCTTTAAACTGGGCGCAAAAAAGGGCATGAAAATTGTCATTGGCCTGGTACCCGTCTTTATTGCTGCGGGATTTTTAGAAAGTTTTATTACCCGGCTTACCCTGCATCCTGTAGTCAGTAGCAGCATCATTATTGCTTCGGCCCTGTTTATCGTGTGGTATTTTGTTGTTTACCCACGAAAAATTTACCACCAAATGAC
- a CDS encoding RDD family protein — protein MSVRIQTSQNVELEYEPASVGDRILATIIDRLIYLGWAMAWFGLFSLLKLGDDQSMFLMVLTIILPVLLYPLLAEYFLNGQTLGKRAMNIRVVRLDGNKPTLSAYLLRWLLLIIDTGIFTPIVAIIAIAANGKGQRIGDIAAGTTVIKTTKRVQLSQVVYQELPEDYKVTYAEVSQLTDRDIETIRQVLARRNEELTAQTAEKVSNVLSINNIAEPRTFLLTILNDYTYLAAQENN, from the coding sequence ATGTCTGTCCGTATCCAAACTTCCCAAAATGTTGAATTAGAATATGAACCAGCCAGTGTGGGAGACCGTATCTTGGCGACCATCATCGATCGATTGATTTATTTGGGGTGGGCCATGGCGTGGTTTGGGTTGTTTTCTTTGCTCAAATTGGGCGATGATCAATCTATGTTTTTGATGGTTTTAACCATTATACTACCCGTTTTACTTTATCCTTTGCTTGCTGAATATTTTTTAAATGGGCAAACGTTGGGAAAACGGGCCATGAATATTCGGGTGGTGCGCTTAGATGGTAACAAACCAACGCTGAGTGCGTACCTGTTGCGGTGGTTATTGTTGATTATTGATACGGGTATTTTTACGCCGATTGTGGCCATTATTGCGATAGCGGCCAATGGAAAAGGCCAGCGAATAGGTGACATTGCGGCGGGTACAACCGTCATAAAAACGACCAAGCGCGTACAGCTTAGCCAAGTAGTTTATCAAGAACTTCCCGAAGATTATAAAGTTACGTATGCAGAAGTGAGCCAATTAACTGACCGTGATATTGAAACAATTCGGCAAGTACTGGCCAGACGTAATGAAGAATTGACGGCCCAAACGGCCGAAAAGGTGTCTAATGTGCTCAGTATTAATAATATTGCCGAGCCACGTACTTTTTTGCTAACTATCCTCAACGATTATACGTATTTGGCCGCCCAGGAAAATAATTGA